From the Candidatus Hinthialibacter antarcticus genome, the window CTGAAGTAACACTCACCCCGCAAGAAACAACCATTCTGCAATCGAGCTACCCCGAATGGGGCGCTGGCCCGACCGGTCAACCAGGCGACTTCGCATTGTATTTTAATGGAGAAAACGCACGCGTTTCCGTCCAAGACCCCGAAGACGCATTTCAGTTAGACCTGGACTTAACTTTTACTCTGGAAGCATACGTCAAATATGAAGACCAGCCGAATACCCGCGCCATTGTGTTCTCATACGGCGTTCCCGGAACCGGCGGCTATTCATTCTCCGTCACAACCGATCCGCGCAAAGTGTTTGTCACAACCTATGGCATTTTGGACGCTGACAATGAATCAGTAATTCCAGATGACAGCGGCTGGCACCACATCGCAGTTGTACACGATACAGCGGCGGCGGAACTTCGTTTTTATGTAGACGGCGAGTTGGGCGATACGCTGGAGTATACAGGCGGCGTCAACTTCTCGGTTGACCGCAATGCGCTCTACATCGGCGTTGAAGGCCGCCCCGGCTCAAACGCAGCGGGCCTGCCGTATAAGGGCTATATCGACCGCGTTCGCGTTCACACCTCCGTGCTGGCGCCGGAACAATTCAGCATTGTTGAAGTAGCTGACGTTTCGGAATGGTCAATTCACTAAAACCGATTCGTAATCATAAACATGAAAAAGGCGAGGCATCATGCCTCGCCTTTTTTTATCTAACCGATTCAATGCCGCTGCTGCATCAATATAAATTCCACTCGTCAACGTCATTGACGAACTTCCCATAAACGAGAATGCGCTGGTTGGCGTTATCGGTGATGAATATAAATTCGACGGTCGCTGCGCAGTCCGCCGGATCACCCAAGGGACCATTCGGCGACTCAGACCCGTCAATCATCGCGACCGGCGCGCTTGGGTCTGCGGAGTGATAGGCCGCAATCACTGCTTGTTCCGCCGAATAATCCGGCACATAAATCATGTCATCATACCCATCATACTCAATCAACTGACTGTTAACGCCATAGGTCGAATTGACGCCGCCTTGCGCGATGAAGCCATTGGTGATTTCCGTGTATGCGGTCGGGTCGTCCGCAGAACCGCCGCTCAATCTATTCACGCTGTTGCTTGAATCGCCGCCGTTTTTCGCCGCATAGATTTCATTGGTTGTTGGGTTAAAAGCCACGTCGCGCTGATAGGCTTCCAATCCTGTCACAACATGCAATGGAACCGAATCGTTGGCGTCCCAAAACTCGATGGTGTTGAAGGTGGAAAGAATGAGCGTGTCATCATCCATCAATTCAACGCCGTTATATCGTTTGCCGCCAACCACAACGCCGTCAAAAAAATCTGCAACGGGTTGAAAATCCGGCGCCGGGCTGAGTTTACGCACCGTCGCGGTATCTGCGCTTCCGCTTTCGAGCGCGAGAAACACGTTGCCCTGGCTATCGACCGCAACGCCAGTGAATCCACGCCCCGCGACAACCTCCGTGTCAGCCGCGTCATCAACCAGGACATGGCTTTCGACGCTGGTTACGGTCAATGGGTCCGCGACATAATAACAGCGCGTCTGGTTCGGCCCAGCGAATGTAAAGACGGTGTAATACACGCCGCCGTTCGAATCAACGGCGATCGCCAATGGATCCCCCGCAGTTTCAAACTCCAACAGATACGTCCCGAGCGTTGATTGTGAATAGGCCGATGAAACAACGAGAAACGCTAAGACAAATGATGCAGCGCGATACATAAGGTTATTCCTTTCTGCTTGTGGAAATATGCAATACTTCACTGTTGTATAACAAATCGTATGCCCAAGCAATACAAAAATATATACACAGAAGCGGTCTTTTTATTGCTGAAGTTTCGTTTGGCGTTTTATTCAAAAGGAAAGGTTCTTCCGTAAACTTGGATACTGTTTTTATTTCGCTGCATTAGGCATGGGTACAACTCTGCTCGCTTCAGTGCGGGCTTTCAGGCCCTTTTGCACAGGCGCTCCCCGAGTTGCACCCATGCCGGAATACGTTTTCGCTATCAAAATTATGACCATCCATCAATGCAAACACTTACATAGCGGATGAATCTTTTTTTCGAATTTTTAGCGTTATACGAAAATGCGTAGCGGATAATCCCCCACGCAAAATAGCATGGTCATTGCATAAGAGAATAATCATTTATACGATGAACCGACATCGGCTTTTGTCTTCCATTCTCCAACGAGAGGACGTAATAATGAGAACGAATCGATTTTTGATCGTTGTTTCGATCTTGATTTCATCATCAATCGCGGCCCATTCATTTGACGCGGAACAAGCCAAATCGCTCATTGAAACCCATCGCCAAGAGTGGGAAATCCCCGGCATGGCGGTCGCGATTGTGCATCAGGGAGAAACCCTGCTGCTAGACGGTTTTGGCGTAAAGAACATCGGCAAAAGCGATCTCATTGATGTTGAGACCCAATTCGCCATTGCATCCAATTCCAAGACCTTCACCTGCGCCGCATTGGCGATGGCGGTCGATGACGGTTTGTTAAATTGGGACGACCCGGTGATTGATTATCTGCCCACGTTCCGGCTGTCGGACCCATACCGGACGCTCGACATGACCATCCGTGATCTGGTTACGCACAAAACAGGGATGGAAGGCGGCAACCCCGCCTGGTGGCGAACCGAATTCACGCGCAAAGAATTGCTTTCGCGATTGAAATATTTGGAAGTCAGCCAAAAATTTCGCAGCGGGTACTACTACAACAACTTAATGTACTTTACCGCTGGAATGGTGTTGGAATCAGCCAGCGGCATGAGTTGGGACGACTTCATCCAGACGCGCATTTTTGATCCACTCGGCATGAAGAACTCATCGTCGAGCATTCACGGTTTCGATGAGAAATCCAACATTGCGGTCCCTCATGCGTTTCATCGCGGCGACGACAAAATTGAACCGACCGAATGGTATGACGCCAACCACGTCGGCGCAGCGGCGTCCATCAGTTCCAGCGCCGTTGATATGGCGACGTGGATGAAGTTTCTGCTTGCGAAAGGAAAATTCGGCGACCAGCAACTCATCAGCGAAACCCAGATTGAAGAAATGCAATCGCCGCAAACCATCCTCTCGACCCAGTCGATCAACGACATCGGGCGCCATGTCAATTTCCACGCCTATGGCATGGGGCACCGCATGTATGAATACAAAGGGCTGAAATACGTCGAACACGGCGGGCATGTAGTCACGTTTCGCTCGCACGTCTGCTTGATTCCTGAGTTGGAAT encodes:
- a CDS encoding serine hydrolase — protein: MRTNRFLIVVSILISSSIAAHSFDAEQAKSLIETHRQEWEIPGMAVAIVHQGETLLLDGFGVKNIGKSDLIDVETQFAIASNSKTFTCAALAMAVDDGLLNWDDPVIDYLPTFRLSDPYRTLDMTIRDLVTHKTGMEGGNPAWWRTEFTRKELLSRLKYLEVSQKFRSGYYYNNLMYFTAGMVLESASGMSWDDFIQTRIFDPLGMKNSSSSIHGFDEKSNIAVPHAFHRGDDKIEPTEWYDANHVGAAASISSSAVDMATWMKFLLAKGKFGDQQLISETQIEEMQSPQTILSTQSINDIGRHVNFHAYGMGHRMYEYKGLKYVEHGGHVVTFRSHVCLIPELELGVTVLTNSETDCCEAMCYALCDLFLEQDGPDWLDIYLKKHREWRSNIKKETEKRTEERIADAPASRPLEDYAGEYTHPMYGSFYLEAKNGSLNFNFNQTHLFKGKLKHWHYDTFLLLPDLQFRDEALVSFQLDTSGAISSVKILGAVYEKKE